A stretch of DNA from Coccidioides posadasii str. Silveira chromosome 1, complete sequence:
GACGAGCTGGCGTCGGGTCCCCTGTGGCCGGTAGAGGCTGCTTCGCTGTCTCCGTTTTGCAATGCACCGAGATTGTCTGGTGGGTCTGTGACGATCTGACCTTTGGGGACGCGAGCTTTGGGAGCCGGGGCCATTCGACGGATGGCTTTGTGGACGTCGATAAAAACATCGGACTCGTCGATGATCTCCCTGCTTCACATTAGAATCGCGTATCCCTTAGGGGGGTAGTAGATTCGACTCGACACTCACTCTCCAATAAGTTCTTCAATAACATCTTCTAAAGTCACAACACCTAACGCTCCATGATCTTCACCTGGAAACTCTGACACCAACACCATGTGAGATTTTCCTTCTTGaaaaaaattgacaatgtcTAAACAGCTAGTCTCTGCTCGGGTTTCTGGAAGTGTAGCTAGGGCAAACTCTCGGACTTGCTTGCAATCTTCGGGGTCGTATGTGATAAGCATCTTCACCAGGAGCATGCCAACAAAGTTCTGTGGGTTGTCTGGGGAGTGTATCGGTATTCGCGAATACCCTTGCGAAAGAATGAGGTCCATCATCTTCTCATCCAAAACGGTTTCGGTAGACATTGTAAACACGTCTTCCATGGGGATCATGATACTGCCGACGGGCTTTTCTTTCAGGTCCAACACGGCGCTGATGATGGTCACTTCGTCGGAATTCAATTGTTCTCCAGCACTGCCAAGTGTTTTGTGCAAGGTAACGAGGGTTTTCAGTCCGGCTTTCTTGTAAAGGGTCCGATGGTCAACGCCGAGGAGCTTGTCGAGGAGTTTCGCGATGGGCCATGCGACCGGAGACATGATGTACATGAGGATAAGGACACAAGGTGCCATCCAAGCGCCGATAGGGAGTCCATAGCGAACACAGATGGACTGTGGGACAACTTCTCCAAACACGACTGCAGAGAGTTAGATCgggtgggaaaaaaaaaagaaaaaagggaaagagaGCAACTCGTCGAGAGTCATACCGATGAGAGCAGTACTTCCTAACACTGCCGGCCACCCGCCACCAAGAGAGCGGTCAAGGACAATTGGAAGTGTCTCGTTTGTGATGACATTGCTCAGCAGAAGCGTAACCAGGACCCAGtgttttcctttcttcaGCAGATTCAGGACCTTCTCGGCATGCCTCTTCTCGGCGCCTTCGCCGGAGGTCTTGATCACCTGTAAATAAATCTCATCCTAGGGAGAGAAAACAAGGAAAACTGGTTAGCTTGGAGCTTTAAAGCTAACTGGGGACGGACACTGAAATTGGAATCAAGAGACTCTCTCACCTGGCCCATGAGGGCGATGGTCAGGCCTGCGAAAGCGCCACCGGCAACGACCAAAGCCGTTGCAACCCCCAAGTACAGCCAGAAACTTGGTTGATTCACGGGTTCGCCATCTTCCTGCGTCGCTAGAGCTGGAGAGAATATCGGTAATCCTGTAACGATCGGAAGCCTGGCGAGAAGTGGTAGAAGCAACTTGATCAGCCCCAGACCAAAGTACCTTCTAACCGCATGGTGATTGGAAGACATCGAAAGTCCGCTGTATCCCAGACTGGTTCAGAACAATTTCATAACCGCGGCTTGCAAAATGCTTCAAAATAAATACTGGGCgtccttctttcttttttatttatttttcttttaaatTTTCAATTGCAGGAATTTATATATCGGAGGTCGCACGTCGACACGAGAAACGAGCTTGCGGGCGATACGGGGCGGGCGGGCAGCAGGTCGACAGGAGGATTCGGGGGCTCGGATCTCAGCAGGATTGCGCAACTATAAAGAAATGTACGGAAAGGCGCAATCGAGAAAGCTGAGATGTTGCCGGAGACAGGCCGTCTAGGCGAGTCAGAATCGAGGAAgatgccttttttttttggagagGAGAAAAGCCGAAGAAAcgggggagagagagagagagagagagagagagagcagaGAGTAGAGAGTAGAGAGAGTCGAGGCGACGAACGAAAAGCGCACCGTGACAGCCAAAAGTCGGGTGAGAGGCGCTGAGTCAGTCGGAGCTTAAAAACTTGTCGCTTGTCAAACAACATTCTCTACAAAACTGATCGCtcgcgaaaaaaaaaaagaaaaaagagagagttgGATCTGTGGACGAGTTAACTTTGTCGGTTGCCGTGAATTGCTCAACACAAGAGGTTCGTAAATAAAAACGAAGCCCCTGGGAACACCTTCTCGACAACCACATTGGCGGAACTTTGGATCCTCATGGGCGGGATAGACCCTGGGAGGTCTTCTCCTTCTGGAGGATGCGCTGGAGCCCCTGGACCGTCAGCGGGGTCTGGGGTTCGCGGTTGTCGTTCCGTGGCTCGTACTTGGCTTTGAGATCCCTGATCTCGTTCGCGAGCCGGTCTCTCATCGTGCCCATCACCTCGGCCTCTTGCCGGAGGCTCTGGACGTCCCGTTGCAGCTTCTGGGCCCGTGCCTTCTGGGGGTCGGCGAACACGGAGCCCACTGCTTTCTTCGTGCTTTTCTCCCGGCCGATCTGGTCGAGTCGCTCCTTGAGGTCCTGCACCTCCTTGCGCAGCTCAATCTCCGTACCGgattgctgctggtgctggACCGTGAGCTTCTCGACCTGCGCCTCGAGCTCTGCGATCTTTCGCTTGGCGACCTCGTCGATCGAAGAGCTGAGGTCCTTCTCGGCCTTCTGGAGCCCGCGCTGAAGGTCGTCGATCTCGTTTTGCTGTTCAACGAGCTGGACTCTGTGCATCCGCACGGCGTTCGACACCGTGTTGCCAGATTCCTTCTTCGCCTTCCGCTGCTCATTGCGGAGCTCCCTTATCTCCACCTCGACTCCCTTGCACTTGGAGAACAGACCGTCGTTTTCCACCCGGAGCCAGGCCAACAGCTGGTCCTTTTCGGACACCTGTCGAGTCAACCCTTCCAGTCTCTGCTGGAGCTGTGACCCCCGTTGACCTAGCTCGCTGTACCGGAAGTTCGCCGCACCCAGTTTGAGGTCAAACTCCTCAATGCGGGCGGTCAGCTGTTGCTTCTCTGCGGACAGACTCGCAACAGCCTGATCGTGGCCTTCCGCCAGCTGGGCCCTCTGCGCTGCCTCCTCCTTGAGAGTCGCCTCTCGCTGGAGGGCACCTGTCAGCTCCTCGCGGAGCTTCTGGAGCGCAGTCTCGTTCTCGGTCCTCTGCACTATCTCCTTCTTGAGAGTCGCCTCTCGCTGAAGGGCAACCGTCAGCTCCTCGCGGAGCTTCTGAAGTGCAGTCACCTTCTCGGCGATCGTTGTCGTGAAGCCCTGGTTCATTGACTCGTTCAGGGCCCGGGATTCGGCGAGCTGCTGCTCGAGACTACCGAGCTTCTGCGCGGTGTCGTTGAGTTCCCGACGCACGGAAAGGAGCCCTTGCTTGTAACCGTCAAGCTCCTGCGTCATGCGTTCGTCGTCCACCGAGTTGGTCTCTCCAACCGTCCCTGCTTTTGCCAACTGAATGGCCTGGTCCTGTCGGGCCGCAGAATCGGCCTTCACAAACCGCGCGAGACGCTTGCACTTTCTCAGCTTTCGCTTCAAAAGCACAACATCCTGGCTGCTGCCACGATTCTGTCCCACGCGTCTGCTTAACCGGATTTCGGCTGCGTATGCCGACGCTTCCTCCAGCAGGGTCAGCAACCCGTTTCCGAGGTTACCCTGCACCTCTTCAACCGTTCTGGTCCCCCCGGTGGCAATGGCTGTGCACTTGTTCTCAATCTCACGGGTGAAAAAGAGAAGGCGCTCGCCAAGCCCCGACTCCACGAAGGTCCCAGCAAGTTGTCGAAGCGCCAGGTAGCCGTACGTGACAAGGATCCTCAGTCCCTTCTCCTGTCCCAGCTGCTGCTGCAACTGGTTAAGAGAGGTGTCATCAGACGCCTTCGACAGCTCCTCGGCCAGAGCCTGGCACTGTGAACGTTGGCTGTAGTTCACTGCCCGCAGGTCTCCGAGCTCCTTTCGCGCCGCCCCAAGCTCGATCTTCTGCTGTTGGACTGTTCTGTCCGACAGCTGAATCTGTCCCCTGAGGCGTGTAACGACGGACTCGGAGATAGCCCTGCAGCCCTCGAGTTCCCGAATTCGTGCAAGTAACTGGGCGACCTTTTCTGACAAGCCGTTGCTGTCTCCCTTCAGATCGCCAGTCGAGTCCGTCTGGGTACCGATTTCAACCTGCGTCTGGCGGCCAAAAGCAAATATCGCGACTAGAAACACGCAGAACATCGCCGTGACCGAGTAAATAAAGATTGGCAGGTAAAATTCCCAGGTCTGgagaaagaaacaaaatcgTTAGTCAAGCttcacaaaaaaaaaaagagagggggggggaggaagaAAGTCAGAACGGGAATACTTACTGAGGTAACATCTTCCTGAGCTTGTGTCCACCAGGCTAGCGCGTCGAAGCCATCGATTTCCCCATCGCAAAAGTAACGAAGGTTGGGGTTCTGCTTATGATGGTCGAATGCAGACCGGGTCACGCCATAAGGGCAACCATCGAAGTCGACATCGACCGGAGTGACGATTCCGGCAATAAAGCCGGAGAGATAAGCGAACACCGGGCCACCGACGTTGACCGATGCGTAGTAGAGCGCAGCCGGCAGCTAAAGATGGTCGGATATATATtagcatttttttttttttttttttttcttttttgttttgacGCTTGTTTCTCGAGGAAGCGAATATGTGAAGGTGGTTTTGGAATCAACTTACAACAAGAACTGCGACGATTGCTATTTCATCGCCGAGGACCAGCAGCTCGACGAGGCGAGAGACCCAGGGGCGTAGCAGAGCTACCTTGGCCATGTTCAGGGCGAGGAGAGCAGAACCATTTGCACCGTTCTTCGAGTATTCACTCGCAAGACTTGTCACGGCGCGAGCCATGCCGGCAACTGCGCGGATTACAGGGATCAGCAGCCCATATATGCCGGAGCATAGGCCGCCGATACAGTATGCCGACACGGCCATGAACATGACCGTGTTGAAAAGTCTGAGGCCAATCGCCTCGAAGTCCACGAAGGTCCATTCTTCGAGGGGTGTCTGCCAAAGTGGAAGGTCCACGATGGCGTGACCCCCGAAAAAGAGGATCACCAACGCAAGGGATTGAAGGAGCTCGAGAAGCCCCATCTCGTTGGATCCGAGGGAGAAGTTCtcaaggagaaaaaaaaggggagagaagtaaaaaaaaagctgTTAAGCTTGAGAGTGAGAGTGAGAGTGATGGCTTTATAGAAGTTGGGGAGCAGGTGAATGAGTGCTTGAGAActtgaagagaagaaagagaagaaagaaggaagaggaagagaaagaaagagagaattTATATGCGAGATGTTGCTAGGGAACCTCTCGCTTACAACCTAGCGCGATGTAAACAAGCTGCTGCGTACTGTGACGGGGAAACGCAAAGAAGATGGGAATTCCCGGTTGGTTTCTCCAGGCTGACGGAAATATCCAGCCAGAAGGGAATCTCCCTTTGACTTCTCTTCCTGGCGCGGCGAAATCGTACAGTATATAGCTTCCGACAGGCCCTGGCTCCGGCGCGGCGGAGCAGATGTCTACACGTCTATATAGCAGCAGCATTAGAGGCCTTTGCCAGAATTTATTTgccttgatcttcttttttttctacAATGTTTCTAGCAACTACAGACTAAGAGAAGGGCGGTGTTTGTTGTAGTTGTTTTTGTTTGTATGGTTGGCGGAAATTTCATGACCCCCTAAAATTAACTTTCCGCTCCGCCCCTAATGGGCGGAACTCGCCTACCCCTTAAGCCGAAACGTGACATAAAAAAAATACAGGATGCACATTACATACAAAGCAAATCGAAATTGGCCTCGAGTCGATGCAGTGATATACCCTAATAGTAACCATCACGGCAATGCTCTCCAAACCGTAGGCATCGTTAATCGTATGCGGATACTTTCTACCGGCTGACGGAGATTTTCTCCGCAAATATCAGTACATGCATGGCAACCGCTCAGTTCAATGTTTATTTGTCCTAGCACGGCGTTACGTATGTACTCGGCATAGTTACAGTACTTGTTGCCATGGAAGCTAGGCAACATCACGTACTGTACTGCCGCCGTACATCGTCGCATACATGACATACGAGTCCTGTGATAGATAGGTAGTGAAGTTATGTAGGGCAAAATAGGATGTCTCTATTCCATTCAACTCTATGTAGAGTGGGATCCCCCAAAAGGGGGTCATGGTATCTTCTTATAAACTAAAGAACACAAAAATTGCTGGCCGGGGTCAACATAAAACCCAGTTCTGTAGGCGGATAACATGCACAAAAACCACTGGAGGCTTGAAATGGGCATCACTTATATAAATCTCCTTATCACACTGCTTCaaagcccaaaaaaaaaacaaaacccCCCCAGACCCCATTTTTACAATGCATGCTCAAATCTAAGGATATCCTTTAATAGTGAAGCGTCTGCTTAATGGCATCATATATTCCTGTAGTAATACGTCAGCCTTGACACCAAGAATTAAGGGAATAAGGGGGGAAGAGCTTGGTAGTAGGAAAATGAACGTACTGGCAACATCTGGCAAGTTGAACTTCTCAAAAATCAAACCACAGTGGGTGCCCCAGCCAGTGACTCGCTTCACAGGAGCCTCCAGCCTCAAAAACGCGCCCTCCTGAATCGTAGCGGCGACCTCGGCGCCAACACCGGCATTCATCATACTCTCATGGACGACGATGGCCCGGCCAGTCTTGCGGACACTTTCGAGGACGGTCTCTCGATCCCAGGGATAGATTGCCCGGAGATCAATCAGCTCAATGCTCGCGCCAAAGTCCTTTTCGGCTTTGGCGATGGCATCGGAGCAGAGATACATCGGTTGACCATAAGAAATGACTGTGAGATCCTTTCCTGGTTTGACAATGTCCGCCTTGTCAAGGGGCAGGTAGTATGGCTCGGTTGGCACGTATTCGACAGCAGCGCGGTAAAGGATTTTCGGCTCCATGAAGACCACTGGATCCTTGCAGTTGAGAATCGCGTTCAACAAGAGGCCCTTGGCCTGCGTTGGGGATCTTGGGATGACAACCCGCAAGCCGGGAACGTGGGTGAACAAGGATTCCGGAGACTGAGAGTGATATCTTAAAATAGAGATTTAGCACCACATTTCTTCGGGAGGCTTTAATTTACCAGATATCACCGCGAAAGGGCCACTTACAGCGCACCGTGTCCAACAGCCCCGCAAGGCATTCTCACAACCAAGCCGCCGATGTTACCACCAGTGGCGCCTTCTCTGAATCGGAACTTGGCAGCCTCATTGACGAGCTGGTCAAAAGCCGGAAATACGTAATCCGCGAACTGGATCTCAGCTACGGGTTTGAATCCCTCCGCGGCGGCGCCGATACCGAACCCCACGATACCCTGCTCGGTAAGCGGGGTGTTGAACACTCTCTCAGAACCAAACTCCGTCTGCAGGTCGACGGAGCACCGGAAGACACCCCCAAAGGCAACATCCTCGCCGAACAGAAGCACCCTCTCGTCGGCAGCGAGAGCGGTCCTGAGGGCGGAGTTGATGGACTGGTACAGGTTCAATCGTTTTGTGGAAGCGTTCTGGGGTAATTCTGGGTTATTTGACAGCGTGGACGATGCGTGATGGAGAAGGGGAGTCGACTTATAGTCGACGGGGAGATTGAGGCGTGCACCGGGGGCAGCTTGGGATGAGTATGCGCGGCAGGAACCTAGGGAGCCCAGGAGCCGGCGAGAGGCATGACGAGCGGAGGCCATTTGttccttattttctcttttctttttccttttttgttttttcaaCCTGTCTACCCAGAATTATAGATCAAAGCTATCACAGCCTCTTCTCTCACCCCGGGTGTATTCTGAATGtgtctacggagtaggttTCTGCGTCTGTCGGGGGAAATGGGTGGGAAGAGCTTTGGTGTCCCTCGCACCGCGCAAACGCCGCGATTAACCGCTCGGTTCTCCAGATGAGATAAGATCCGATGATAAACTCTCTCACCGCCTTTGGGGCAACGGGCACCAAACTACAGTACTGCGCTCATACCATCGCAGAATTGCAGCAAATGATACTCCAAAGAGAATCTTCCTTGGACTGTCGTGAAGGAATATTCAGATCAGCAGTCATACGGCTCTTCCACAATTATCCCACAGTCGCGAAGGAAGCTGTATTTATGGACGGATTTTCCTGAATGTAATTCTGCCAGGCGCAGGCGTCCCGACGCTAGTGGTTTGCCGAAATTACGTAACCCGCTCGCCAGACATGAACTCGTTTCGTCGTTAACCCGCAACAACGGAAACGTCGTTTTTTTGACAGCGAACGCACATCAGCTTGGAACAAGAAATATGAGCTGTGTACTCAACATTATTTAACCTTCCAAAGTAAGCTGCTGGTCTATTCGAGTATCTCGTCGACCCTCTATCGCGTCTATACGTCCCTTTCTCTAGCGGCCGTAAAAATAACGTCACAAGTGCGGAATGAATCAAGACACAAAACCCCGCCATGTGCATATTAACAACTCGCATCCACATGGATGGGCTGCTTCTGTTtaatctcttctttctccttctcgtCCACAGAGTTCTGAATTAGCTGGTTCTCCCACCCCCTCATGGCCTGCACAAAGAACTGCTTCTGCAAGTCTCGCGGTGCAGGCGCTTCAGCCCTCCCTCGTCGTTTCCTGGAATCAATGGTTTCCATGATGGAAGCATTGTCCCCGTCGATTTTGTGTCCGTATAAATCGTCGTCGTGGATCTCGGCGGTAA
This window harbors:
- a CDS encoding uncharacterized protein (EggNog:ENOG410PH9S~COG:P~TransMembrane:5 (i12-36o56-80i113-134o140-159i171-191o)~BUSCO:3353at33183), which codes for MSSNHHAVRRYFGLGLIKLLLPLLARLPIVTGLPIFSPALATQEDGEPVNQPSFWLYLGVATALVVAGGAFAGLTIALMGQDEIYLQVIKTSGEGAEKRHAEKVLNLLKKGKHWVLVTLLLSNVITNETLPIVLDRSLGGGWPAVLGSTALIVVFGEVVPQSICVRYGLPIGAWMAPCVLILMYIMSPVAWPIAKLLDKLLGVDHRTLYKKAGLKTLVTLHKTLGSAGEQLNSDEVTIISAVLDLKEKPVGSIMIPMEDVFTMSTETVLDEKMMDLILSQGYSRIPIHSPDNPQNFVGMLLVKMLITYDPEDCKQVREFALATLPETRAETSCLDIVNFFQEGKSHMVLVSEFPGEDHGALGVVTLEDVIEELIGEEIIDESDVFIDVHKAIRRMAPAPKARVPKGQIVTDPPDNLGALQNGDSEAASTGHRGPDASSSGTGDLQASRRKGSIGDIGSPPPPIFKLRKSSTHDAVEGPDAAIIQRGATPEIREHLKHLGPSNLASRPRQTRYNNVKIKPGSSSPLVSAVDSRLQSPDPQRRMSEVTSFSGNTGPGGGVKSAGKSASDAVLALRRYGSTTEVPSRRSTTRDTVPTMNRDIINVRSDLLQPAPHRPSYRQGCLSPSEAPTLSAGGTTNSSPLSPPYLAHGPARSGSITEQVVDSNGIRKVILQTSDTHPASGEEGKGHSRQPSATQTKPVPPHAAVEHNSDDEDGQNEADISQSSTKQDKTKKKRRRKKRKPASSKSGDGAVDERQPLLG
- a CDS encoding uncharacterized protein (SECRETED:SignalP(1-21)~EggNog:ENOG410Q5D3~TransMembrane:3 (n6-17c21/22o45-72i124-146o224-247i)); its protein translation is MGLLELLQSLALVILFFGGHAIVDLPLWQTPLEEWTFVDFEAIGLRLFNTVMFMAVSAYCIGGLCSGIYGLLIPVIRAVAGMARAVTSLASEYSKNGANGSALLALNMAKVALLRPWVSRLVELLVLGDEIAIVAVLVLPAALYYASVNVGGPVFAYLSGFIAGIVTPVDVDFDGCPYGVTRSAFDHHKQNPNLRYFCDGEIDGFDALAWWTQAQEDVTSTWEFYLPIFIYSVTAMFCVFLVAIFAFGRQTQVEIGTQTDSTGDLKGDSNGLSEKVAQLLARIRELEGCRAISESVVTRLRGQIQLSDRTVQQQKIELGAARKELGDLRAVNYSQRSQCQALAEELSKASDDTSLNQLQQQLGQEKGLRILVTYGYLALRQLAGTFVESGLGERLLFFTREIENKCTAIATGGTRTVEEVQGNLGNGLLTLLEEASAYAAEIRLSRRVGQNRGSSQDVVLLKRKLRKCKRLARFVKADSAARQDQAIQLAKAGTVGETNSVDDERMTQELDGYKQGLLSVRRELNDTAQKLGSLEQQLAESRALNESMNQGFTTTIAEKVTALQKLREELTVALQREATLKKEIVQRTENETALQKLREELTGALQREATLKEEAAQRAQLAEGHDQAVASLSAEKQQLTARIEEFDLKLGAANFRYSELGQRGSQLQQRLEGLTRQVSEKDQLLAWLRVENDGLFSKCKGVEVEIRELRNEQRKAKKESGNTVSNAVRMHRVQLVEQQNEIDDLQRGLQKAEKDLSSSIDEVAKRKIAELEAQVEKLTVQHQQQSGTEIELRKEVQDLKERLDQIGREKSTKKAVGSVFADPQKARAQKLQRDVQSLRQEAEVMGTMRDRLANEIRDLKAKYEPRNDNREPQTPLTVQGLQRILQKEKTSQGLSRP
- a CDS encoding uncharacterized protein (EggNog:ENOG410PJGZ~COG:C~BUSCO:8053at33183), with amino-acid sequence MASARHASRRLLGSLGSCRAYSSQAAPGARLNLPVDYKSTPLLHHASSTLSNNPELPQNASTKRLNLYQSINSALRTALAADERVLLFGEDVAFGGVFRCSVDLQTEFGSERVFNTPLTEQGIVGFGIGAAAEGFKPVAEIQFADYVFPAFDQLVNEAAKFRFREGATGGNIGGLVVRMPCGAVGHGALYHSQSPESLFTHVPGLRVVIPRSPTQAKGLLLNAILNCKDPVVFMEPKILYRAAVEYVPTEPYYLPLDKADIVKPGKDLTVISYGQPMYLCSDAIAKAEKDFGASIELIDLRAIYPWDRETVLESVRKTGRAIVVHESMMNAGVGAEVAATIQEGAFLRLEAPVKRVTGWGTHCGLIFEKFNLPDVARIYDAIKQTLHY